In one Leishmania major strain Friedlin complete genome, chromosome 21 genomic region, the following are encoded:
- the PEX14 gene encoding putative peroxin 14 produces MAAEVPSQPQAALEAPLPEPEQPSLSELDADTTVQSAIRFLQDPRVRCSPVESQIRFLKGKGVSDGQIKYALAKVGRTVTAEKIASVRAPLANAAPTGATATAYATPLSAQLKTARQNAPVAMTPGPQYTQMLFPHSPPPPQVERQTKTVDWRDVVIGAGAAMLAGFSAYKLFNRYSPYEFRRKSDKKPRLYRGSSSRPRPANIASSGSETDASSTPQRGCVLPLPPPPPMAAAAEPSVSAASPAALTEEVKRLQTELDEAKEALANERKKCADLAVSAAKIRADKQQLSRANDRLTQQIDGLKKDIESLEGKKSSAVGEATQTAAEGAVAAVPAPPSTYFPSVTTEGEQARNSAEVTSVTSASAPNSDVMPVLPVVPSPEATAIAAAAPAMPDPITEAAQAAPASVAAVAPAPESPPAVFAASTPYVDAAAPVATVTEVAAPLLSIGSAEPPKAGDGTPMSTG; encoded by the coding sequence ATGGCAGCAGAAGTCCCGTCGCAGCCTCAGGCAGCTCTGGAAGCTCCGTTGCCGGAGCCAGAGCAACCGTCTTTGTCGGAGCTGGATGCTGATACAACGGTTCAGTCCGCCATCCGCTTCTTGCAAGATCCACGCGTGCGGTGCTCGCCGGTCGAGTCGCAGATCCGTTTCCTCAAGGGTAAAGGCGTATCAGATGGACAGATAAAGTACGCCCTCGCCAAGGTAGGAAGGACAGTCACAGCGGAGAAGATTGCCTCTGTTCGTGCCCCGCTCGCCAACGCAGCACCGACCGGTgccacagcgacggcgtATGCCACCCCTCTTTCTGCACAGCTCAAGACGGCGCGGCAAAACGCGCCAGTGGCCATGACGCCAGGCCCGCAGTACACGCAAATGCTGTTTCCTCACTcgcccccaccaccgcagGTGGAGCGACAGACGAAGACAGTGGACTGGCGCGACGTCGTGattggcgccggcgccgccatgcTTGCTGGGTTTTCTGCGTACAAACTCTTCAACCGGTACTCCCCTTACGAATTTCGTCGCAAGTCCGATAAGAAGCCGCGGCTGTATCGCGGGTCCTCCTCGCGGCCCCGCCCCGCCAACATCGCGTCTTCGGGGAGCGAAACAGATGCGTCATCAACGCCGCAGCGTGGCTGCgtgcttccgctgccgccaccaccaccgatggctgccgctgctgagccaAGTGTGTCGGCCGCCTCACCAGCCGCCCTCACTGAAGAAGTGAAGAGGCTGCAGACGGAGCTGGACGAGGccaaggaggcgctggccaATGAGCGGAAGAAATGCGCCGACCTCGCCGTGAGCGCGGCGAAGATCCGCGCGgacaagcagcagctgagTAGGGCTAACGATCGCCTCACGCAGCAGATTGACGGTCTCAAGAAGGATATAGAAAGCCTggaggggaagaagagctctgccgtcggcgaggcgacgcagacggcagcggagggggccgtggcggcggtccCTGCGCCTCCCTCGACCTACTTCCCATCTGTGACGACGGAGGGCGAACAGGCGCGAAATTCAGCAGAGGTGACATCGGTGACGAGCGCATCCGCGCCGAATTCTGACGTGATGCCCGTTCTACCCGTCGTGCCATCACCCGAGGCGACAGCgatcgctgctgccgctcctgccaTGCCGGACCCTATCACAGAGGCTGCCCAGGCTGCACCCGCgtccgtcgctgctgtcgcgccgGCTCCTGAGTCACCCCCGGCGGTCTTTGCGGCGTCCACCCCGTATGTGGATGCCGCAGCTCCTGTCGCTACTGTCACGGAGgtggccgcgccgctgctttcCATCGGCAGCGCAGAACCGCCGAAGGCAGGTGACGGCACTCCGATGTCGACTGGCTAA
- a CDS encoding putative vacuolar ATP synthase, which translates to MKYQIASVVAAAAVLGGAAAVSCSDKYPQSSAFFGSMGCASALIFANLGSAYGTAKSGVGVAHLGILHAERIMRGIVPVVMAGILGIYGLIVSVIINNNIKADDNSYSAFAGYLHFGAGLAAGLSSLAAGLSIGIAGDASVRAYGKQEKIFVAMILMLIFAEALGLYGLIIALLMNNTAGKVAAGCQQA; encoded by the coding sequence ATGAAGTACCAAATCGCAAGTgtcgtggccgctgccgcggtgttaggcggcgccgctgctgtgtcgtGCAGCGACAAGTACCCGCAGTCGTCCGCCTTCTTCGGCTCGATGGGTTGCGCGTCCGCGCTGATCTTTGCCAACCTGGGTTCTGCCTACGGCACGGCGAAGTccggcgtcggcgttgcGCACCTGGGCATCCTGCACGCGGAACGCATCATGCGTGGCATCGTTCCGGTGGTCATGGCTGGTATCCTTGGTATCTACGGGCTGATCGTGTCCGTGATCATCAACAACAACATCAAGGCAGACGACAACTCGTACTCCGCGTTTGCGGGCTACTTGCACTTTGGCGCTGGTCTGGCCGCCGGCTTGTCGTCTCTTGCGGCCGGCCTGTCGATCGGGATTGCGGGCgacgcgtctgtgcgcgcgtaTGGCAAGCAGGAGAAGATCTTTGTCGCCATGATTCTGATGCTGATTTTTGCGGAGGCTCTGGGCCTGTACGGCCTGATCATTGCTCTTCTGATGAACAACACGGCTGGCAAGGTGGCTGCCGGTTGCCAGCAAGCGTAG
- a CDS encoding putative vacuolar ATP synthase yields the protein MKYQIASVVAAAAVLGGAAAVSCSDKYPQSSAFFGSMGCASALIFANLGSAYGTAKSGVGVAHLGILHAERIMRGIVPVVMAGILGIYGLIVSVIINNNIKADDNSYSAFAGYLHFGAGLAAGLSSLAAGLSIGIAGDASVRAYGKQEKIFVAMILMLIFAEALGLYGLIIALLMNNTAGKVAAGCQQA from the coding sequence ATGAAGTACCAAATCGCAAGTgtcgtggccgctgccgcggtgttaggcggcgccgctgctgtgtcgtGCAGCGACAAGTACCCGCAGTCGTCCGCCTTCTTCGGCTCGATGGGTTGCGCGTCCGCGCTGATCTTTGCCAACCTGGGTTCTGCCTACGGCACGGCGAAGTccggcgtcggcgttgcGCACCTGGGCATCCTGCACGCGGAACGCATCATGCGTGGCATCGTTCCGGTGGTCATGGCTGGTATCCTTGGTATCTACGGGCTGATCGTGTCCGTGATCATCAACAACAACATCAAGGCAGACGACAACTCGTACTCCGCGTTTGCGGGCTACTTGCACTTTGGCGCTGGTCTGGCCGCCGGCTTGTCGTCTCTTGCGGCGGGCCTGTCGATCGGGATTGCGGGCgacgcgtctgtgcgcgcgtaTGGCAAGCAGGAGAAGATCTTTGTCGCCATGATTCTGATGCTGATTTTTGCGGAGGCTCTGGGCCTGTACGGCCTGATCATTGCTCTTCTGATGAACAACACGGCTGGCAAGGTGGCTGCCGGTTGCCAGCAAGCGTAG
- a CDS encoding putative 60S ribosomal protein L37a: MAKRTVKMGVMGRYGTRYGANPRKRAKKLEVSQHAKHFCSFCGKFAFRRKAVGIWRCDGCSKTVAGGAYTLSTPNNSTVRSTVRRLRELAKI, encoded by the coding sequence ATGGCGAAGCGCACAGTGAAGATGGGCGTGATGGGCCGCTACGGCACCCGTTACGGCGCAAACCCGCGTAAGCGCGCGAAGAAGCTGGAAGTGTCCCAGCACGCCAAGCACTTCTGCTCCTTCTGCGGTAAGTTTGCATTCCGCCGGAAGGCTGTCGGCATCTGGCGttgcgacggctgcagcaaGACGGTTGCCGGTGGTGCGTACACCCTGAGCACGCCGAACAACAGCACCGTCCGCTCCACGGTCCGCCGTCTGCGCGAGCTGGCCAAGATTTAA
- the RPS6 gene encoding putative 40S ribosomal protein S6 translates to MKLNIAYPRNGTVKQFEISDEVLRRVQLQDYRLGNEVDGAIFGSEFKGYIFRLRGGSDKDGFPMVPGVLASSRVSLLVKRGAIGFNTFRGYQGERRRKNVRGCVLASDIALVNVTISKVGDQPIEGVTDTTAPRRLGPKRASKIRKLFNLSRTEDVRKYVVRRRVVKSGKKDRLKAPKIQRLITPRVKARRAKKAKDAIAKVRASAAERREYLRLIASNRRALRQRDHSKKHTRKVHAQRAEVAAFQKK, encoded by the coding sequence ATGAAGCTCAACATCGCGTACCCCCGCAACGGGACGGTGAAGCAGTTCGAGATCTCGGACGAGGTGCTCcgccgcgtgcagctgcaggactACCGCCTCGGCAACGAGGTGGACGGCGCCATCTTTGGTAGCGAGTTCAAGGGCTACATCTTCCGCCTGCGCGGTGGCTCGGACAAGGATGGTTTCCCGATGGTCCCTGGCGTGCTTGCCTCCAGccgtgtgtcgctgctggtgaaGCGCGGTGCGATCGGCTTCAACACCTTCCGCGGCTACCAGggtgagcgccgccgcaagaACGTTCGCGGCTGCGTGCTCGCGAGCGACATTGCGCTGGTGAACGTGACCATCTCCAAGGTCGGTGACCAGCCGATCGAGGGTGTGACGGACACCACGGCTCCCCGCCGTCTGGGTCCGAAGCGCGCGAGCAAGATCCGCAAGCTCTTCAACCTGTCCCGCACCGAAGACGTGCGGAAGTACGTtgttcgccgccgcgtcgtgaAGAGCGGCAAGAAGGACCGGCTGAAGGCCCCGAAGATCCAGCGTCTGATCACGCCGAGGGTCAAGGCCCGCCGTGCCAAGAAGGCCAAGGACGCCATCGCCAAggtgcgcgcgtctgccgctGAGCGCCGTGAGTACCTGCGCCTTATCGCCTCGAAccgccgtgcgctgcgccagcgtgaCCACTCCAAGAAGCACACCCGGAAGGTGCACGCCCAGCGCGCTGAGGTGGCGGCATTCCAGAAGAAGTAG
- the GAA1 gene encoding GPI transamidase component GAA1,putative;with=GeneDB:Tb927.10.210 yields the protein MLRRVIFNGARHHGGKLAPFFLVLGIGLLCLLPVLRTRKIYIDENAVGQMFPSADAGSVTAYLDPTVHWPQRLVRGRRSPGSEIAAVYVNTDYPASVSLANALIEVIRRRKSLACDVQFYFVNSSEEWPVPQAYTRAALVLNLSTLYNRHICIDTLGGNGIQPNQDYTNIAVQLAAANQFLPSYLCQRRHRSTDDAHAGFWHYWAYLEASVQLPTRPQPWHIIPTHSINTIAISSDPLYSASSVFPHSQLPDAFAQLVLKIIVSLNGLEEKFHHSTFVWLPVSLWRYVEYDHAQFCIILFVASIFSTTYSEYQLRGISITPLFVTLLLTPVAAAAAFQVAGWWAVVSASAAFSLLFRLLMGHANSGMLLSFNAIALCLLIILQPACGLVAGAAAAIQVSFIHTALQNRPAMAVGAAVSSALAYYFIYHLRLPLFGVDGISELFVSFVIYPNAVWIGSRFLCFLY from the coding sequence ATGCTACGTAGAGTCATATTCAACGGCGCTCGGCACCACGGCGGGAAGTTGGCGCCTTTCTTTCTTGTCCTAGGCATCGGGCTGCTGTGCCTTCTTCccgtgctgcgcacgcggaAGATATACATCGATGAAAACGCGGTCGGTCAAATGTTCCCGTCGGCCGACGCCGGCTCCGTGACCGCGTACCTCGACCCCACAGTGCACTGGCCACAACGACTGGTGCGGGGGCGGCGTTCTCCCGGGTCCGAGATTGCGGCTGTGTATGTGAACACAGATTATCCAGCCTCCGTCTCGCTCGCCAACGCCTTGATCGAGGTGATCCGCCGCAGGAAGAGCCTCGCCTGTGACGTGCAGTTCTACTTTGTGAATAGCAGCGAGGAGTGGCCGGTGCCGCAGGCGTACACCCGCGCCGCACTTGTGCTGAATCTTTCCACCCTGTACAACCGCCACATCTGCATAGACACTCTCGGGGGAAACGGCATCCAGCCCAACCAGGATTACACAAACATCGCTGTTCAGCTTGCCGCTGCGAATCAGTTTCTCCCCAGTTACCTATGCCAACGACGACATCGCTCCACAGACGATGCTCACGCCGGCTTTTGGCACTACTGGGCTTACCTTGAGGCGTCTGTGCAGCTCCCAACTCGTCCGCAGCCGTGGCACATCATCCCAACTCACAGCATCAACACCATTGCCATATCCTCCGACCCACTGTACAGTGCGAGTTCGGTGTTTCCACATTCACAGTTGCCGGATGCGTTCGCCCAGCTGGTGCTGAAGATCATCGTGTCCCTCAATGGCCTGGAGGAAAAGTTCCACCACTCCACCTTTGTGTGGCTGCCCGTGAGCCTGTGGCGCTACGTCGAGTACGATCACGCACAGTTCTGCATCATACTGTTCGTCGCCTCCATATTCTCCACGACGTACTCCGAGTATCAGCTGCGTGGCATCAGCATTACTCCGCTGTtcgtgacgctgctgctcacacctgttgcggctgcggctgcgtttCAGGTCGCTGGCTGGTGGGCAGTAGTGTCGGCGTCGGCCGCGTTTTCGCTGCTCTTTCGGCTTCTCATGGGTCATGCCAATAGCGGCATGCTGCTCAGCTTTAACGCGATAGCGCTGTGCCTTCTGATCATCCTGCAGCCGGCGTGCGGCTTAGTGGCTGGGGCAGCCGCTGCGATCCAGGTTTCCTTCATCCACACTGCCCTTCAGAACCGCCCCGCCATGgctgtcggcgccgccgtatCGTCGGCGCTCGCCTACTACTTCATTTATCACCTCCGGTTGCCCCTGTTTGGTGTGGACGGCATCAGCGAGTTGTTCGTGAGCTTTGTAATTTACCCCAACGCGGTGTGGATCGGCAGCCGGTTCCTGTGCTTTCTATATTGA
- a CDS encoding putative ATP synthase F1 subunit gamma protein gives MSGRLRLYKEKLEGYNRFYSIVKTIKMVTMAKFRQAQVRIKTRDYTLRYTEKAFSKPGQLVGDSPQAKAIYIPVMTNRGSCGALNSNVVKVIDSVASSRAYLMPLGKRGIESLSKLYPSSFRMGIVNDMHEPMHFAYATYVWENAQQLCPEADRVHVIFHRCVSAGSQKQCYYNIPSYEKWREDLADASSTENQKSRYLFANTLLNEDEQMIRDFYDFHATLAILNAVCENELSEQAARLVAVEGQLSNISTLQQKTSSLYNKTRQSSITSSLIEIISAMTSLEGNAAKGVQRTNFWEGARMK, from the coding sequence ATGTCTGGCAGGCTTCGTCTCTACAAGGAGAAGCTGGAAGGCTACAACCGCTTCTACTCCATTGTGAAGACGATCAAGATGGTGACGATGGCCAAGTTCCGCCAGGCGCAGGTGCGGATTAAGACGCGCGACTACACGCTTCGCTATACCGAGAAGGCTTTTAGCAAGCCGGGCCAGCTTGTCGGGGACTCGCCGCAGGCTAAGGCCATCTACATCCCCGTCATGACGAACCGTGGCTCGTGCGGTGCTCTCAATAGCAACGTTGTGAAGGTGATCGACAGCGTTGCCTCTAGCCGCGCCTACCTCATGCCCCTCGGCAAGAGAGGTATCGAGTCACTCTCGAAGCTGTACCCGTCCTCCTTCCGCATGGGCATCGTCAACGACATGCACGAGCCGATGCACTTCGCGTACGCCACGTACGTCTGGGAGAACGCGCAGCAACTGTGCCCCGAGGCCGACCGCGTCCACGTCATTTTTCACCGCTGTGTGAGCGCTGGTTCGCAGAAGCAGTGCTACTACAACATCCCCTCCTACGAGAAGTGGAGGGAGGATCTGGCTGACGCCTCCAGCACGGAGAACCAGAAGAGTCGCTACCTCTTTGCCAACACGCTGCTGAACGAGGACGAGCAGATGATTCGCGACTTCTACGACTTCCATGCGACCCTGGCCATCCTGAACGCGGTGTGCGAGAACGAGCTCTCGGAGCAGGCCGCGCGTCTGGTCGCTGTGGAAGGTCAGCTGTCGAACATCAGCACGCTACAGCAGAAGACCAGCTCCTTGTACAACAAGACTCGCCAGAGCAGCATTACTTCGTCGCTGATCGAGATTATCTCAGCCATGACGTCGCTCGAGGGCAACGCGGCGAAGGGCGTGCAGCGGACGAACTTTTGGGAGGGCGCGCGCATGAAGTAG
- a CDS encoding putative proteasome alpha 5 subunit, with translation MFTSKSEYDRGVNTFSPEGRIFQIEYAVEAIKLGSTSLGIRTPKGVVLAAEKRVPSTLVVPSSMSKIMEIDSHIAAVMSGMVADARILVEHARVESQNHRFTYNEPMSVESCTLATCDLSIQFGESGGKRKLMSRPFGVSLLIAGVDEKGPQLWQTDPSGTHTRYDAQAIGGGAEAAQSVFTERYHRNMTLEEGETLAVDILKQVMEDQLSPENIEVAVVRADDGKLHMYTPTEIKAIMSRMPE, from the coding sequence ATGTTCACCTCCAAGTCTGAGTACGACCGCGGCGTGAACACCTTCAGCCCGGAAGGTCGCATTTTCCAGATCGAGTATGCTGTGGAGGCCATCAAACTGGGTAGTACCAGCCTCGGAATCCGCACGCCTAAGGGCGTCGTTCTTGCCGCGGAGAAACGCGTGCCATCGACCTTGGTCGTTCCGTCCAGCATGAGTAAGATTATGGAGATCGACAGCCACATTGCGGCTGTCATGAGCGGCATGGTTGCAGATGCGCGCATCCTTGTCGAGCACGCCCGCGTGGAGTCGCAGAACCACCGCTTCACCTACAACGAGCCCATGTCTGTGGAGTCCTGCACGCTAGCGACGTGCGACCTGTCGATCCAGTTTGGTGAGAGCGGTGGAAAGCGCAAGCTCATGTCGCGCCCGTTCGGCGTTTCGTTGCTCATCGCCGGCGTAGATGAAAAGGGCCCGCAGCTGTGGCAGACAGACCccagcggcacgcacacgcgctacGACGCCCAAGCCattggtggcggtgccgaggcggcgcagagtGTCTTCACGGAGCGCTACCACCGAAACATGACACTGGAAGAGGGCGAGACGCTCGCGGTGGACATTCTGAAGCAGGTGATGGAGGACCAGCTGTCGCCGGAGAACATAGAGGTGGCCGTAGTGCGGGCCGACGACGGCAAGCTGCACATGTACACACCCACAGAAATCAAAGCAATCATGAGTCGCATGCCGGAGTAA